In one window of Pseudomonas putida DNA:
- a CDS encoding GMC family oxidoreductase has product MSLVQAKNIEQADVIVVGAGMAGSVMAYQLGLAGLKVLVLESGPAIPPNRSEYLERFYTAVLKSPESPYPPEQSEQTPDKQFAPRATIQDLITAGGSDPHKEQKSYLVQKGPLLFASTYERVGGGTMWHWMGTALRLLPNDFRMKSAYNVGVDWPISYADLQTAYCRAEEEMGVSADVAAQSYLGVTFPEGYQYRMHGIPPSLVDQGVAKAIDGKRYNGITLKVRPTPAGRNSQNDNGRRVCAGNTSCTPICPIQAKYDATVTMAKALDTGNVRILYQTVASKVLVTDKQVSGIEFIQYQADGKRNDGVAQGQRYVIAAHAIETPKLLLNSKSKDWPDGVANSSKQLGCGLSDHPVYLAWGLMPEGKPLFPFRGPLSTSGIEEMRDGDFRRKHAAWRIEIGNEGWNWSQEDPYKAVCDYIDGTNEGGTNPKTSALSGKELVQQLNSVLTRQFRLGFLVEQLEKDPDKALCRVKVSDTLTDGLGLARPEIEYDFSDYTKEGFRQARLAATHIITELMGASELTNFHPDKNGGPQTVFDYGNERYAFYGAGHLMGTYRMGSDPGKSVVDKQQRSWDHKNLFLVGDGVFPTTGTANPTLTITALTFQAADVVASDLLARTVEVQANQAWQGTGVQVNGHSWQLAVCKGGQWTANPATGFVGARGNAGLIAKSGYTLPGQNEGALIGRIGSNGTPFLVGDKVQLPRGQKGELQLCINDDLQGRYGVGLRDNLGSLSVELSFGSL; this is encoded by the coding sequence ATGAGCCTCGTACAAGCCAAGAACATCGAGCAAGCCGATGTGATCGTCGTGGGCGCCGGCATGGCCGGCAGCGTGATGGCCTACCAGTTGGGCCTGGCCGGGCTCAAGGTACTGGTGCTGGAGTCGGGGCCGGCGATTCCGCCGAACCGCAGCGAGTACCTGGAGCGTTTCTACACCGCGGTGCTCAAATCGCCTGAATCGCCCTATCCGCCTGAGCAGAGCGAGCAGACCCCGGACAAGCAGTTCGCCCCCCGGGCCACCATCCAGGACCTGATCACCGCCGGCGGCAGCGACCCGCACAAGGAGCAGAAAAGCTACCTGGTACAAAAGGGGCCACTGCTGTTCGCCAGCACCTACGAGCGGGTCGGTGGCGGCACCATGTGGCACTGGATGGGCACCGCACTGCGCCTGTTGCCCAATGACTTTCGCATGAAGTCGGCCTACAACGTCGGGGTCGATTGGCCGATCAGCTATGCCGACCTGCAGACCGCGTACTGCCGCGCCGAGGAGGAGATGGGCGTGTCTGCCGACGTGGCGGCCCAGTCCTACCTCGGCGTGACCTTCCCCGAGGGCTACCAGTACCGCATGCACGGCATCCCGCCTTCGCTGGTCGACCAGGGCGTGGCCAAGGCAATCGACGGCAAGCGCTATAACGGCATCACGCTGAAGGTGCGCCCGACCCCGGCCGGACGCAACTCGCAGAACGACAACGGGCGGCGGGTCTGTGCCGGTAATACCAGCTGTACGCCGATCTGCCCGATCCAGGCCAAGTACGATGCCACCGTGACCATGGCCAAGGCGCTGGACACCGGCAACGTGCGCATCCTCTACCAGACCGTGGCCAGCAAGGTGCTGGTGACCGACAAGCAAGTCAGTGGCATCGAGTTCATCCAGTACCAGGCCGATGGCAAGCGCAATGATGGCGTAGCCCAAGGCCAGCGTTACGTCATCGCCGCCCATGCCATCGAGACGCCGAAACTGCTGCTCAACTCCAAGAGCAAGGATTGGCCGGATGGGGTTGCCAACAGCAGCAAGCAGCTTGGCTGTGGCTTGTCGGACCACCCGGTGTACCTGGCCTGGGGCCTGATGCCCGAGGGTAAACCGCTGTTCCCGTTCCGTGGCCCGCTGTCGACTTCAGGCATCGAGGAAATGCGTGACGGCGACTTTCGCAGGAAACATGCGGCCTGGCGTATCGAGATCGGCAACGAGGGCTGGAACTGGTCGCAGGAGGACCCGTACAAGGCCGTTTGCGACTACATCGACGGGACCAACGAAGGCGGGACCAACCCCAAGACGTCGGCGCTGTCTGGCAAGGAGCTGGTGCAGCAGCTCAACAGCGTGCTGACTCGCCAGTTCCGCCTGGGCTTTCTGGTCGAGCAGTTGGAAAAAGACCCGGACAAGGCGCTGTGTCGAGTGAAGGTCAGCGATACCCTCACCGATGGCCTCGGACTGGCTCGACCGGAGATCGAATATGATTTTTCCGACTACACCAAGGAAGGGTTCAGGCAGGCGCGTTTGGCCGCAACGCACATCATCACCGAGCTGATGGGCGCCAGCGAGCTGACCAACTTCCATCCAGACAAGAACGGCGGACCGCAAACGGTGTTCGATTATGGCAACGAACGCTATGCGTTCTATGGCGCGGGGCACCTGATGGGCACCTACCGCATGGGTAGCGACCCGGGCAAGTCGGTGGTCGACAAGCAGCAGCGCAGTTGGGACCACAAGAACCTGTTCCTGGTCGGCGACGGCGTGTTCCCCACCACCGGCACCGCCAACCCGACCCTGACCATCACCGCGCTGACCTTCCAGGCTGCCGATGTGGTGGCCAGCGACCTGCTTGCGCGCACCGTCGAGGTCCAGGCCAACCAGGCCTGGCAGGGGACCGGGGTGCAGGTCAATGGCCACAGTTGGCAGTTGGCGGTGTGCAAGGGCGGGCAGTGGACGGCCAACCCGGCGACCGGGTTCGTGGGCGCCAGGGGTAATGCCGGTTTGATCGCCAAGTCCGGCTATACCTTGCCCGGGCAGAACGAAGGTGCGCTGATCGGCCGTATCGGCAGCAACGGAACGCCGTTCCTGGTGGGGGACAAGGTGCAGTTGCCCCGCGGTCAGAAGGGCGAGCTGCAGTTGTGCATCAATGACGATCTGCAGGGGCGCTACGGGGTTGGTCTGCGCGACAACCTGGGCAGCTTGAGCGTCGAGCTGAGCTTCGGATCCTTGTAG
- a CDS encoding APC family permease, producing MARLKRTLSLSAVVLFGIAYMTPIIVLGTFGILADTTGGVVPSAYLAASVAMLFTALSYGRMAAAFPVAGSAYTYVRKSISPKLGFLAGWGVLLDYLFLPMAIWLIGAAYLHSAFPAVPQALWVLAFIGVTTAINVVGLRLAKNINGALMLVQFLVLAAFVVLAIHYVLGDASKPLWSLEPFFKEGVQLPLIMSGAAIACYSFLGFDAVSTLTEETHEPRKNIPRAILLITLIGGFLFIAASYFVQLAHPSTQFENADSAAYEIARNIGGDLFVSLFLVGLIVGQFTSGLSAQASASRLLFAMGRDGVLPKAFFGRLSERFGTPVGSIVLCGVVALLALHMDVTTSTSFINFGAFLAFSLVNLSVVFHYWIGRGEPGPRAVLLFLVFPLIGLGADLWLMVSLDHLAIYLGLAWLAAGILYLAVLTGGFSKQPPEMHFEEA from the coding sequence ATGGCCCGACTCAAGCGAACCCTTTCGCTCAGTGCGGTGGTGCTGTTCGGCATCGCCTACATGACCCCGATCATCGTCCTCGGCACCTTCGGCATCCTCGCCGACACCACTGGCGGCGTGGTCCCCTCTGCGTACCTCGCTGCCTCCGTCGCCATGCTGTTCACCGCCCTGAGCTACGGGCGCATGGCCGCCGCTTTCCCGGTGGCGGGCTCGGCCTACACCTATGTGCGCAAGTCGATCAGCCCGAAACTGGGCTTCCTGGCCGGCTGGGGCGTGCTGCTCGACTACCTGTTCCTGCCCATGGCCATCTGGCTGATCGGCGCTGCCTACCTGCACTCGGCCTTCCCCGCCGTGCCACAGGCGCTGTGGGTGCTGGCGTTCATCGGCGTGACCACAGCGATCAACGTGGTCGGCCTGCGCCTGGCGAAGAACATCAACGGCGCGCTGATGCTGGTGCAATTCCTGGTGCTGGCGGCCTTCGTGGTGTTGGCGATCCACTATGTGCTGGGGGACGCGAGCAAACCGCTGTGGTCGCTCGAGCCGTTCTTCAAGGAAGGCGTGCAACTGCCGCTGATCATGAGCGGTGCAGCGATTGCCTGCTATTCGTTCCTGGGCTTCGATGCCGTGAGTACCCTGACCGAGGAAACCCACGAGCCGCGCAAGAACATCCCGCGGGCAATCCTGCTGATTACCCTGATCGGTGGCTTCCTGTTCATCGCCGCCAGCTACTTCGTGCAGCTTGCCCACCCCTCCACCCAGTTCGAAAACGCCGACTCGGCGGCCTACGAGATCGCCCGCAACATCGGTGGCGACCTGTTCGTCAGCCTGTTCCTGGTCGGCTTGATCGTCGGCCAGTTCACCTCGGGGCTGTCCGCCCAGGCCAGCGCCTCGCGCTTGCTGTTCGCCATGGGGCGTGACGGTGTACTGCCCAAGGCATTCTTCGGGCGCCTGAGCGAGCGCTTCGGCACCCCGGTCGGCAGCATCGTGCTGTGCGGCGTGGTGGCGCTGCTGGCGTTGCACATGGATGTCACCACTTCCACCTCGTTCATCAACTTCGGCGCCTTCCTGGCCTTCAGCCTGGTCAACCTGTCGGTGGTGTTCCACTACTGGATCGGCCGTGGCGAACCCGGGCCACGCGCGGTGCTGCTGTTCCTGGTGTTCCCGCTGATCGGTCTGGGGGCAGACCTGTGGCTGATGGTGAGCCTGGATCACCTGGCGATCTACCTGGGCCTGGCCTGGCTGGCGGCGGGCATCCTGTATCTGGCCGTGCTGACGGGTGGGTTCAGCAAGCAGCCGCCAGAGATGCATTTCGAAGAAGCGTGA
- a CDS encoding carbon-nitrogen hydrolase family protein produces MKVELVQLVGRDGDTAYNLSRTLEAIHACPAGTDLVVFPETQLMGFPSEDNIATLAEPLDGPSVRAVQQAARERDVGVVVGMAEAGEDGRFYNTTLLITAEGIALKYRKTHLWASDRGIFTPGDRYATTLFKGVRVGLLICFDIEFPESARALGQLGVELILVTNGNMDPYGPTHRTAISGRAMENQAFAVMVNRVGEGDGALVFAGGSAVVDPYGQLLCEAGREECRIGLELDLAQLDVARRDYSYLAERRFVLPGEVREHDNGLRELIIDNR; encoded by the coding sequence ATGAAGGTCGAACTCGTGCAACTGGTGGGCCGCGACGGTGACACCGCCTACAACCTGAGCCGCACCCTGGAGGCGATCCACGCCTGCCCTGCCGGCACCGACCTGGTGGTCTTCCCTGAAACCCAGCTGATGGGGTTCCCCAGCGAAGACAACATCGCAACCCTCGCCGAACCCCTTGACGGCCCAAGCGTACGCGCCGTGCAACAGGCAGCGCGCGAACGTGACGTCGGCGTGGTGGTCGGCATGGCCGAAGCGGGTGAAGACGGCCGCTTCTACAACACCACCCTGCTGATCACCGCTGAAGGCATCGCCCTGAAATACCGCAAGACCCACCTGTGGGCGTCGGACCGCGGCATCTTCACTCCGGGCGACCGCTACGCCACCACGCTGTTCAAGGGGGTGCGGGTCGGCTTGCTGATCTGTTTCGACATCGAGTTCCCTGAAAGCGCCCGCGCCCTCGGCCAACTGGGCGTCGAGCTGATCCTGGTGACCAACGGCAACATGGACCCCTACGGGCCGACCCACCGCACCGCGATCAGTGGCCGCGCCATGGAAAACCAGGCATTCGCGGTGATGGTCAACCGCGTCGGCGAGGGTGATGGCGCCCTGGTGTTCGCCGGCGGCAGCGCGGTGGTCGACCCGTACGGGCAGTTGCTCTGCGAAGCCGGGCGCGAGGAGTGCCGCATCGGGCTGGAACTGGACCTGGCGCAACTGGATGTTGCCCGTCGCGACTACAGCTACCTGGCCGAGCGCCGCTTCGTCCTGCCGGGCGAAGTGCGCGAGCACGATAACGGCCTGCGCGAGCTGATCATCGATAACCGCTGA
- a CDS encoding helix-turn-helix transcriptional regulator, which produces MNLTLQDLAWHRSVGHLVETLDKPGFWLALVRLLDQYVPFDSWVALLFSNGRPQVFAECPGEDGGPDPLFQDYLKGLYLLDPFYIASREAPGSGLFQLADVAPECFEQTDYYQRYFRLNVVADEVQFNVQLEKERTLCLSLGTKGRFSAEQITLLDLLRPWVAGLMRQRMTFERELLEQATPPAPRWQSRLEETVEALQTPLTARELEVGRLMLSGCSSKEIARKLAISAETVKVHRKHMYSKLGIKSQSELFSLFLQAQS; this is translated from the coding sequence ATGAACCTTACGCTGCAGGACTTGGCCTGGCACCGCTCGGTCGGTCACCTGGTCGAGACGCTCGACAAGCCCGGCTTCTGGCTCGCCCTGGTGCGCCTGCTCGATCAGTATGTGCCGTTCGACAGCTGGGTGGCCTTGCTCTTCAGCAATGGTAGACCGCAAGTGTTCGCCGAGTGTCCAGGCGAGGATGGCGGGCCCGACCCGCTGTTCCAGGACTACCTCAAGGGCCTGTACCTGCTCGACCCGTTCTACATCGCCAGCCGCGAGGCGCCGGGCAGCGGCCTGTTCCAGCTGGCGGACGTGGCGCCGGAGTGCTTCGAGCAGACCGACTACTACCAGCGCTACTTTCGCCTGAACGTGGTCGCCGACGAGGTGCAGTTCAATGTCCAGCTCGAGAAGGAGCGCACCTTGTGCCTGTCGCTGGGGACCAAGGGGCGTTTCAGCGCCGAGCAGATCACCCTGCTCGACCTGCTGCGCCCCTGGGTGGCCGGGCTGATGCGCCAGCGCATGACGTTCGAGCGTGAATTACTGGAGCAGGCAACGCCACCGGCGCCACGCTGGCAGAGTCGCCTGGAGGAAACCGTCGAGGCGCTGCAGACACCCCTGACGGCACGGGAACTGGAAGTGGGGCGCTTGATGCTCAGTGGTTGTTCGAGCAAGGAAATAGCGCGCAAGCTGGCGATATCCGCCGAGACCGTGAAAGTGCACCGCAAGCACATGTACAGCAAATTGGGCATCAAGTCACAGTCCGAGTTGTTCTCGCTGTTTCTGCAGGCGCAAAGTTGA